A single region of the Candidatus Methylomirabilota bacterium genome encodes:
- a CDS encoding VTT domain-containing protein, whose protein sequence is NFILEAEGAIICFILYLIPGFPKDIVSYLFGISPIPFWVFAVVSTVGRIPGTWISSYFGAHVAEQQYIYALIFIAIIVAICVPLYYYRDRLLRCLGRRRADGKGLDGRERRPVE, encoded by the coding sequence AACTTCATCCTCGAAGCCGAGGGTGCGATCATCTGCTTCATCCTGTATCTCATCCCGGGATTTCCGAAGGACATCGTCTCGTACCTCTTCGGCATCAGCCCGATCCCGTTCTGGGTCTTCGCCGTCGTGTCCACGGTGGGACGGATTCCGGGCACCTGGATCTCGTCGTACTTCGGCGCCCACGTCGCCGAGCAGCAGTACATCTACGCGTTGATCTTCATCGCCATCATCGTCGCCATCTGCGTGCCGCTCTACTATTACCGGGACCGCCTTCTCAGGTGCCTGGGCCGCAGGCGGGCAGACGGAAAGGGGCTTGACGGCCGGGAGCGACGCCCTGTAGAGTAG